In the genome of Xanthocytophaga agilis, one region contains:
- a CDS encoding response regulator has protein sequence MESSVLIIEDETVVCDLLTRFLETRHYQVVCAQTLTDGLEKAKAFKPSIVLMDNNLPDGKGVDYISQIKDILPNIRIIVLSAMDSAHVQAIEKGAERFIRKPFGFRQIENAIQA, from the coding sequence ATGGAAAGTAGCGTGTTGATTATCGAAGATGAGACTGTAGTATGCGATCTTCTTACTCGCTTTCTGGAAACAAGACATTACCAGGTGGTATGTGCTCAGACCCTGACAGATGGTCTGGAAAAGGCTAAGGCATTTAAGCCGTCTATAGTACTGATGGATAACAACTTACCTGACGGCAAGGGCGTTGACTATATTTCACAGATTAAAGATATTCTGCCTAATATACGTATCATTGTTCTCAGTGCGATGGATAGTGCACATGTTCAGGCAATAGAAAAGGGTGCGGAACGCTTTATCAGAAAGCCATTTGGTTTCAGACAAATAGAGAATGCAATACAGGCCTAA
- a CDS encoding phosphotransferase enzyme family protein, translating into MAHFPVSSSILSSNALSPLLQKQYNLSTSATCRLLKAGVNHTYLITDQTNRYIFRIYSLNWRSEQEITEEIRLLQLVQNHNIAVSVALPDVSGQYIQSINAPEGTRLGVMFSFAPGEKCHSLSIDQHYQVGETMARFHQVTHNLTLQRVQYTPQLLLMDPFEELKKFLPTDIPEMQFMKSAQRYLLDQLTTANLQSIRQGVVHMDIWFDNLNIYDDKEITLFDFDFCGNGWLCHDIAYYLLQLHNTEKVETEYQSKTESFLRGYESITPLTTEEKRLLPTLAVCSHFFYLGVQCQRYENWSNVFLNDAYLKRYIQVLVKKYFESNHLG; encoded by the coding sequence ATGGCTCATTTTCCTGTTTCCAGTTCGATTCTATCATCGAATGCATTAAGTCCTTTGCTGCAAAAACAATACAACCTCAGTACATCCGCCACTTGTCGCTTATTAAAAGCAGGAGTTAATCACACCTATCTCATTACAGATCAAACTAACCGTTATATTTTTCGGATCTATAGCCTAAACTGGCGTAGTGAACAGGAAATAACAGAAGAAATCCGCTTACTCCAGCTTGTACAAAATCACAATATAGCGGTTTCAGTAGCCTTACCAGATGTTTCCGGTCAGTATATTCAATCCATCAATGCACCGGAAGGAACACGATTGGGTGTGATGTTTTCGTTTGCCCCTGGCGAAAAATGCCATAGTCTCTCCATAGATCAGCATTATCAGGTGGGTGAAACGATGGCCAGATTCCATCAGGTTACACATAATCTAACGCTACAACGGGTTCAGTATACCCCACAACTATTGTTGATGGATCCTTTTGAGGAACTAAAGAAGTTTCTTCCAACCGATATCCCTGAAATGCAGTTTATGAAATCTGCTCAGAGGTACCTGCTCGACCAACTCACCACGGCCAACCTGCAATCTATTCGTCAGGGAGTAGTACATATGGATATCTGGTTTGATAACCTGAACATCTATGATGATAAAGAGATTACGCTTTTTGACTTTGATTTTTGCGGCAATGGCTGGCTTTGTCATGATATCGCCTATTATCTTCTACAACTTCATAACACAGAAAAAGTAGAAACAGAATACCAAAGCAAAACAGAAAGCTTTCTAAGGGGGTATGAATCCATCACTCCCCTAACGACGGAAGAAAAGCGCCTACTTCCTACACTGGCAGTATGTTCGCATTTCTTTTACTTAGGCGTACAATGTCAGCGTTATGAAAACTGGTCTAATGTATTTCTCAATGATGCCTATCTGAAACGGTACATTCAGGTACTTGTCAAAAAGTATTTTGAGAGTAATCATCTGGGATAG